A section of the Pseudomonas lini genome encodes:
- a CDS encoding alpha/beta fold hydrolase, with protein sequence MFENFETHQIAVGDVEIACVAAGKGDPILMLHGFPQTMALWARIAPELVARGYRVVCADLRGYGASDKPPLQADLSNYGFRAMAADQVGLMRVLGHERFHLVGHDRGARTAYRITLDHPDVVASVTLMDIVPTAVMLTDLRKDIAHSYWHWFFLSQPAPFPERMIAADPDFFFESCLFGWGAAGPEDFDADQLAAYRKAWRDPATIAGFCNDYRAALTVDLADDMSDSGRRITAPALILYGASGAMAKHYDLPATWVDRCTMMEASAIVGGHFFADSRPDEVIERVAAFLASHPLQSC encoded by the coding sequence ATGTTCGAGAACTTCGAAACGCACCAAATTGCTGTAGGCGATGTGGAAATTGCCTGTGTTGCAGCGGGTAAAGGCGACCCCATCCTGATGCTCCACGGTTTTCCGCAGACCATGGCGCTCTGGGCACGTATCGCACCTGAGCTGGTCGCGCGTGGCTATCGGGTTGTCTGTGCTGATTTGCGTGGGTATGGGGCATCGGATAAGCCGCCGCTTCAAGCGGATCTGTCAAATTACGGATTTCGCGCCATGGCCGCGGATCAGGTCGGACTGATGCGTGTGCTCGGACATGAACGGTTCCATCTTGTGGGACACGACCGTGGCGCGCGCACTGCATACAGGATCACACTGGATCATCCAGACGTGGTGGCGAGCGTCACGCTGATGGACATCGTTCCTACGGCTGTGATGCTGACAGATCTGCGCAAGGACATAGCCCACAGTTACTGGCATTGGTTTTTTCTTTCTCAGCCCGCACCCTTTCCGGAGCGCATGATTGCGGCGGATCCCGATTTCTTTTTCGAGAGCTGCCTTTTCGGCTGGGGTGCCGCAGGGCCGGAGGATTTTGATGCTGACCAACTGGCGGCGTATCGGAAAGCCTGGCGTGATCCGGCAACGATCGCTGGGTTTTGCAACGACTATCGCGCCGCACTCACTGTGGATCTGGCAGACGACATGTCCGATTCCGGACGACGCATCACCGCGCCCGCGCTGATCCTCTACGGCGCCTCAGGTGCAATGGCCAAACACTATGATTTACCCGCCACTTGGGTGGATCGCTGCACGATGATGGAGGCTTCTGCGATAGTGGGCGGACATTTTTTTGCTGATTCCCGGCCGGACGAGGTCATTGAGCGAGTCGCCGCATTTTTGGCAAGCCATCCCTTGCAATCTTGCTGA
- a CDS encoding NADP-dependent oxidoreductase, whose amino-acid sequence MKAFIIERYGKKVALRVTEIPEPELGKDDVLVQIHAAGVNPLDLKIRDGEFKMILPYRMPLILGNDLAGVVVRVGSQVQQFKPGDEVYARPDDDRIGAFAEFIAINQGSLAIKPKGLTMEEAASIPLVGLTAWQALVEKANLKKGQKVLIHAGSGGVGTLAIQLAKHLGATVATTTSTANVEWVKCLGADIVIDYRKDDFEKVLHDYDVVLNSLGTDTLEKSLRILKPGGKLISISGPPDADFAKNAGLSGFLKLVMGLLSYGIRKKAKRRGVSYSFLYMKASGDQLRKLTALIDSGVIRPVVDRVFPFESTPDALAYVETGRAKGKVIIRVK is encoded by the coding sequence ATGAAAGCATTCATTATCGAACGCTATGGAAAAAAAGTTGCATTACGGGTGACCGAAATTCCAGAACCTGAATTGGGCAAGGATGACGTTTTAGTCCAGATTCATGCGGCGGGTGTGAACCCTCTGGATTTAAAAATCAGGGACGGTGAGTTCAAAATGATTTTGCCTTATCGCATGCCGCTTATTCTGGGCAATGATTTGGCCGGGGTCGTCGTGCGGGTTGGCTCACAAGTGCAGCAATTCAAGCCGGGCGACGAGGTCTATGCGCGGCCAGATGACGATCGAATCGGTGCATTTGCTGAATTCATTGCGATCAATCAAGGCTCGCTGGCGATCAAGCCGAAAGGTCTCACAATGGAAGAAGCGGCTTCGATCCCCCTGGTTGGCTTGACGGCCTGGCAGGCGCTGGTCGAAAAAGCGAACCTGAAGAAAGGTCAAAAGGTGCTTATCCATGCGGGCTCCGGTGGCGTGGGAACATTGGCCATTCAGCTGGCCAAGCACCTGGGGGCGACTGTCGCGACGACCACGAGCACGGCGAATGTCGAGTGGGTGAAGTGCCTTGGTGCAGATATCGTGATCGATTACCGCAAAGACGATTTCGAAAAGGTCCTGCACGATTACGATGTGGTCTTGAACAGCCTGGGCACGGATACACTTGAGAAATCGTTGCGCATACTCAAGCCTGGTGGAAAGCTCATCTCGATCTCTGGACCACCGGATGCTGATTTTGCGAAAAACGCTGGATTGTCCGGATTCCTGAAACTGGTCATGGGCCTGTTGAGTTACGGGATCAGGAAAAAAGCTAAACGCCGTGGCGTCAGCTATTCATTCCTTTACATGAAAGCCAGCGGTGACCAGTTGCGTAAGCTTACTGCGCTCATCGATTCCGGTGTCATACGCCCGGTGGTGGACCGGGTTTTTCCATTCGAATCGACTCCGGATGCCTTGGCCTATGTTGAAACCGGTCGGGCAAAAGGCAAGGTCATCATCAGGGTTAAATAA
- a CDS encoding DUF2147 domain-containing protein translates to MRTFKAGVFGLTLAAAVMSSALWADDNSPVGLWQNIDDVSGKPRALIRITESDGTLNGVIEKAFPAPSEDQNPKCGKCEGVNKNALIVGLTILTGLRKDGEEYTDGEILDPDNGKVYSSNVHLTDNGKKLSVRGYIGTPLLGRSQTWVRQE, encoded by the coding sequence ATGCGTACGTTCAAAGCAGGTGTCTTCGGACTCACCCTGGCAGCAGCAGTCATGTCATCGGCACTGTGGGCAGACGATAATTCGCCCGTTGGTCTGTGGCAAAACATCGACGACGTCAGTGGCAAGCCGAGGGCATTGATTCGAATCACCGAGTCCGATGGCACTCTGAATGGCGTTATCGAAAAAGCGTTTCCCGCCCCGAGCGAAGACCAGAATCCGAAGTGCGGCAAATGTGAAGGCGTGAACAAGAATGCGTTGATTGTAGGCCTGACCATTCTCACCGGTTTGCGCAAGGACGGCGAAGAATACACCGATGGCGAAATCCTCGATCCTGATAACGGCAAGGTCTATAGCAGTAATGTCCACCTGACCGACAACGGTAAAAAACTCAGCGTGCGCGGCTACATTGGCACGCCGCTGCTGGGGCGTTCACAGACCTGGGTACGCCAGGAGTAA
- a CDS encoding TetR/AcrR family transcriptional regulator: protein MTTDNSLPNAPTRLVEATIRVLATSGPSEVKARSVASEAGLSTMGVYTHFGGVPELLQAVADEGFKRLAAVFKRVPITEDPIADLCAMLLACRDLARSNPHLYDLMFGLSIDGRYSPSRGTMTSIANGQSEAFKATYAILINACARLVDAKCVRKIDPALIAPQLWSAAHGFIMLELAGHFSGMENPAAQILVATCNNIVVGLGAKREKVESSTAGVIAGSATALEP from the coding sequence ATGACCACTGATAACTCACTCCCTAATGCCCCCACCCGCCTCGTCGAGGCAACCATCCGTGTGCTCGCCACCAGCGGCCCGTCCGAAGTCAAGGCCCGTTCGGTCGCGAGCGAAGCCGGTCTGTCGACCATGGGGGTTTACACACACTTCGGCGGAGTGCCGGAACTTCTACAAGCGGTCGCTGACGAGGGATTCAAGCGGTTGGCTGCAGTCTTCAAGCGTGTGCCTATCACGGAGGATCCCATAGCCGACTTATGTGCGATGCTCCTGGCTTGCCGAGACCTTGCACGAAGCAATCCCCATCTGTACGACTTGATGTTCGGTCTTTCGATTGACGGCAGATATAGCCCCTCGCGAGGTACCATGACATCGATTGCAAATGGGCAATCGGAAGCCTTCAAGGCGACATACGCGATTCTGATCAACGCTTGCGCTCGCCTGGTCGATGCCAAATGCGTTCGCAAAATCGATCCTGCTCTCATCGCGCCACAGCTGTGGAGTGCCGCGCATGGATTCATCATGCTCGAACTCGCCGGCCACTTCTCAGGCATGGAAAATCCTGCTGCGCAGATCCTGGTAGCGACGTGTAACAACATTGTCGTCGGCTTGGGAGCGAAGCGCGAAAAAGTTGAATCTTCCACTGCAGGCGTGATTGCCGGGTCGGCAACTGCCCTGGAACCATGA